Below is a window of Conger conger chromosome 16, fConCon1.1, whole genome shotgun sequence DNA.
cccagcatacattgggcgaaaggcaggaatacaccctggacaggtcgccagtccatctcagggcacacacaccattcactcacacactcatacccaggggtctccaatcttatcctaaaagggccggcgtgggtgcaggtttttgttttaacccagcagtaacacacctgattatactaatgaactaatcgtggtctttaatcaagacctagatgagtagaatcagctgtcttagtcctgtgctaaaacaacaacctgcacacacaccggccctttctggataagattggagacccctgctcatacctatgggcaatttagactctccaatccacctaacctgcatgtctttggactgtgggaggaaaccggagtacccggaggaaacccacacagacacggggagaacatgcaaattccgcattgagaggccccggccgacggggattcaaacccaggacctccttgctgtgaggcagcagtgctacccactgcactatccgtgccgcccttCCCTTCATAATGAACTCTATTAATCTCTCTCTGGAGTCACAGCATTGGGGAGTCTCTATGGTCTTCAGGGTCCATAAAGAAttgagtgttgtgttgtgttgtgttgtgttgtgttgtgttgtgttgtggtgtggtgtggtgcggtgttgtgttgtgacaaTGTGCTGTAGTCAGGCATGTTTCACTCCTGTTTCAGCATTTCCTGAACTATAATCCCCTGGCCTCGTCAATAAATTGACTGACTTTCTCATGTAGTTTCCCTACTGCCATTGCTTCGATAAAAATGACCAGCTCTATGAATGGATTAGAGTTTATTTTCTAAACATCAGATGGATGCTGTCCTGCTTTAACCCACCACATAACCCACCTTATCCGTAGGGCTACTCccgtctcatacacacacatacaatttgTCCTACGTTCAGGTGAAAACAGCAACCTGCACATTCACTGTCAACCATTGAGTCCTGTGCAGAGCCTTGCAAAGGTAACTCAGTGCACTGGATTCAGTCATCCTTTTCTCTAGTTTAGTGCACTGAATTCAGTCATCCTTTTTTCCAGTATAGTGCGCTGGATTCAGACATAATTTTTCCAGCTTAGTGCACTGGATTCAGTCATCCTTTTCTCTAGTTTAGTGCACTGGATTCAGTCATCCTTTTTTCCAGCTTAGTGCATTCCATCTGGACTGCGGTGCTGCATCACTAAGCTAAGAACAGCCGTCTTTACTCAGTTGGGAACCACACAGTATTGAGCGATGTAGCTTTCTGGTCGTGACATTTTATCagcattttgagatgcaatgccTCTTGTTTCAGAGAAGGATGATGTCATCACGTACCAGCTCATCTGAGGACATGAGCTCTGGTAGGTCCCTTTTCACAAGAATACACAATAGACGTTGGCACACTTCAACATGCCTGATGTCAGCTTGCTACACACTCTACCCTAGTTAACCATGTGAACATTTCACCAGCCTTCTTAGTTGAAAAAGTCttcctttgtgtgtttgtgggaagTAACACAAGAACGATATGTTTGCCACCAATTTTGTATAATGACAGAACCTAAATTTGCTGGGTCATCAGTGTTCACCACTGGATGTGTTATATACCAGTATACACCACTGAATGTTTTATATAGGCCATCACATGTATGttgtatacatatgtatatactaatatactaacatactaatatACAATGATTGTTTCCTACACCAGTATACACCACTGAGTGTATCATCTACCAGTATACAGTGTGAATACTATATACATGTGTTTCCAGTGGCATGCAGGCATGTTGGCTCAGCCTAGAGTCCAGTTAGGAAATGGAGCTTTTGCTCGGTTGGTGGAATCAAATCACTCTGATTTATGATTTGTGCTTCCCCACACTTACTGCTTGAATTTGGCCAGACGGTTACTCGGTTTTGAGGAGGTGCGTTATAATGGTAGTGCCACTCTTGAAAGGAATAACGTGTCTTCTGTAGGGGCTACATGGCCCTGTATGGACAAATTCTCCAACACTTATGTTTTACAGATTCAGACACAGATTCagacacagaagaagaagaagaagaagaagaagaagaagaagacgaagaagaagacgaagaggaggaggaggaggaggaagaaaatgATGAGGAAGAACCAGAGAAAAGTGGCCAAGCGGCAGTTGGGAATGGAGACATGTCAGAATTTCCTGGTCTTCGTTTGTCTGTCACCTGTGGATCAGCAACCGGGACTCTACAGAAAGATCGTTTtgcatcaggtgtgtgtgtgtgtgtgtgtgtgtgtgaatacataaGCTACAAAGTCAGCGTATCCACTGATAGGATCAGTTTGAATGGGGATTACATATTTTCAACCAGTTTTGTTTCCTTTATGAGATGTACATTTGCTGACTGGATTTCCATATTAAGCCCTTTGTGATGACCTGGTTGTCACTGATAATACTTTCAAATGGAAGTATGGTGGCAGCTATAATGTGGGAGCACACCTAAAGCACTGCTGATGGTGAGATGTGTTTCATGGGATGTTTTTAATGCTCAGTATTTCTGTTAATAATCTTGACTGTTCGTTGTTTCCTTTAATTCTGTTTGTCCTGGTCACTCCCTGATATGTCGGCAAAGTCAGTCACTTTTCACAGCAGTCGTTCAGTCACGGCACGTCCGGCTTATCGTTAGCACGTTATCACAGCCGCGCCCAGCCTGTCCCTACCGCTGTTGTGAGGTTTCGGTGGAACTCAAAGCTGTGAATGTCAGAACATGTTGAGTTCTCTCGTTGTTCGTGTGGTGAATGGGGGCCCTGGTTCAGATCAGGGGAGCGGGTGTGCTTCTGAAACACGACGGCTGatttgtcttctctctctctctgtcctctcggACCACCCCAGGGACCTCTGGGAAATGCATACGGACGGCCAGCGGATGGCTGACCCCCGTCGAGTTCACCAAGGAGGACCAGGCGCTCACTTCCAGCTCCTGGGAAAGAAGTATCCTGTGCCAAGGAGAACCGCTCAGTGACCTCATCAAGGTAgtggaggaggggcggggggagaaCAGGAGGGGTGGGCTGGGTCTGAAGCACCCATGTGTGGACCAGCATtgacataattatttttcaaaagattttaagttattaaaaaaatacagaaaattaaGATTCAGTTGAAATGTAGCTTTTGAGTTTTGGCCATTTTCTATTTATCTTCTTAAGTTAAGTTTAGACACTGATCTATGAATATTTTCATTCAGTGATTGTTCAGCCAAGATGTGCACTCACACAGGGAAATAACGGCATTGCCTTctcatttaaaatatgcattttaaacacaatAGTTGGAGGAATGGGGTGTCCATACTATATGGATCTTCACTGATtgggtaaaatgtaaatgccctGTTCACTTATGGAAGAAAGAGATGGTATCCCAATACCAAATCCTTAGCAGCATAAGACCTACCATCAGGATATCAAGTATTTGtggtttatttggttttttACGTATAACTATCTTTAAAAAACATGGATTGCATGAGATCTCTAATTTTGCAGGCACTCTGTTACTGTCAACTGCATTTATTTACCTTATGTCATGGAAAGGCTGCCATCCAGGAAAGACTTGACATCCAGGTTGTCTGTTTGTCTTTCTTCCACAGAGGAAGGTTTTGGAGTCCCACTCTCTCCAGGACGTGGTAAGGCCCTCCCCCTGCTGCCATGGCAATACCCTCATCCACCCAATCGCATCACCAGTGGACCCAATACCCAATTGATTGGCGTATAGGACAggctgtagtgtaatgtataacGTTTATCAGTACTACCCTGTGGTAATAATAAACTGCATTATGGAATGACCGCAGTGGAATGTGGTGTGGACATAGAAATGGTCGGAAAAAGAATCTGTCTGTTGATGACATGGGTATGACTTTACTACAACTGCGCTGTAGAACAGAACTCAATGACAtgaaaacaatgacaaacatGCATTTAGCTAGGTGATGGTCAGCATAGTCACCGTCTGATATAGAAGGTACAAACTGGTCAATGACATTTGATTGACAAAGAGATACAGCAAAAATGGGGAGATGATTAAAAACTAGAAATCTTTATGAATACAGCGTGCAGtgtagcctgtagtgtagtggttgaggtgAATGACTAGGACCCGCATGGTTGGTGATTCAATTCCTGGTGGAGCCACgaaaagatctgcacagctgttgggcccttgagcaaggcccttaaccacacattgctccaggggggattgtctcctgcttggtccaatcaactgtaagtcgctttggataagcgTCAGTGAAATAacgtgatgatgatgatgatgatgatgatgaatatgtACGTATGAAGTGCTTGTAAATGAGAGTAATCACGGAAAGTgtggctgtctctgtctcaggaGGAGCAGAGGAACGATGATAACTGCTCTGTCTGTGGGAAGCGGGGGCACTTGCTCTGCTGTGACCGCTGCCCCCGTGCCTTCCACACAGAATGCCACCTGCCCGCCGTGGAGGAGAGACTGCTGGGGTGAGCGCTGCCTCACTGATCTGCTGTCTTTCTCTCTAAAAGGGTCCTTTTATCAGGCTGTGTGcgcgggcagcctgtagcgtagtggttaaggtaaatgactgggacccgcaaggtcggtgatttgatccccggtgtagccacaataagatcctcacagctgttgggcccttgagcaaggcccttaaccctgcattgctccaggggaggattgtctcctgcttagtctaatcaactgtatgtcgctctggataagagcgtctgccaaatgcaattcatgtaatgtaatatgtgtacTAATatgtggcttcagaaagtattcagacagcTTGATTTTTTCgcactttattgtattgttgatttcattttatatgGATATAAATTGCCACTTTTGCCTGTCAATCCACACTCAATAACCTATAAACATGTTTGTagaatatttagcaaaaaatgtTGACTGTTACATAACcacaatatttgtgtgtgtgtgtgtgtacatgtgtgtatgtgtgtgtgtacgtgtgtatatatatgtgtgtgtttgtgtgtgtatatgtgtgtgtgtgtatgtgtgtgtgtgtacgtgtgtatatgtatgtgtatgtttgtgtgtatttatgtgtgtgtacgtgtgtatatgtgtctgtgtgtgtatatatatgtgtgtgtatgtttgtgtgtgtatatgtatgtgtacgtgcgtgtatgtatgtatgtgatgtgtgtgtatatatatatatatgtacgtgtaagtgtatgtgtgtctgtgtgcacacaggGACGTGTGGCTGTGTACATACTGTGTACTGACTCAGTTCCAGGGCAGCCGTATCGCGCGTGAACGCTCTCTCAGACAGGCTCTAGACTGTCGCACCTCAGACTTCATGCTGGTGAGTCCCAACAACTTGCAGCCTTAGGTGTCTCCTTGTTCATACACtcacggagcactttattaggtatttattattattattattttttttttacttctactgctgtagcctatccacttagagttatgatgcattgtgtgtttagagatgctcttctgcataccactgttgtaatgtgtggttattcgcgtttctgtcaccttcctgtcagctttaaccagtctggccattttcctctgacgtctctcattaacaacgcgtttctgtctgcagaactgctgctcactgttttttattcaccattctttgcaaactctagagactagtgtgcaagaaaatcccaggatttTCCACCCTGTCAAGCAATCCAcggtcacatttttccccattctgatggttgttgtgaacattaactgaagctcctgacccgtatctacatgattgactgcattgcactactgccacacaatttgataatcgcattaataagtaggtgtagtaaagtaaaaatgttcctaatgaagtgctcgatgagtgtatgtagtgcagtccgtaagtatttggacagagctacaatttcttttattttggctctgtactccagcacaatggatttgaaatgaaatgatgactATGGggtgaaagtgcagactgtcccctaTAATTTACATCCATGTCGGGTGATTCTTGTAGTAATCACATCCCTTGTTATACATATTCTCTACATTTTAGAGGATAAAATggataaaaagggatgcaattccgaCAAGGATCACAAGATATGAATCGAAatgtcctcaaattaaaggtgacaccCTGTACATcagtcattgtttcatttcacattcaGTGTGTGGGAGTACAGAGcctaaagaacagaaattgtacctctGTCCAAATCGCGTCCTGTTGAAAATGTACGggtgcggtgcggtgcggtgcTGAACTCTGAACACACTGCACTCCACAGCAATGCCACTATCTCCTCCTGATGCTGTACCACTCGGACGAGGGTCACATCTTCTCCTGCGACCCCAGAGACAAGGTGAGTGGCCGTCAATTCAGCAACACGTCCGCATCGTCTGCGTTACTGTATGTCTCAAGAGTGTGCGCGCGTCTGCAGTCTGCCAGGCTGCAGTGTGCAAGTGCGCTGTTGCACCCTTCCAGAAATGGAACATGCTGTAATATATCGTGAACACGTCAACTTCACGGAAACCTTAATAATGTATTTAAGTACTAGTGTAATAATATTTTGTATCATTTCAAAGGTGCAATAATTTGCATGTgttaatgttttgaaaagttttctgttttgtttagcGTGTGCATCTGAAGTTTTTATCCCTgcctgctgatgtgtgtgtatatgtgtgcgtgtgtgtgtgtgtgtgtgcgcgcatgtgcatGCCCgtgtttaaatatatttgtctgtgtgtgtgtgtgcgtgtgcatgcaatTGTACCTGCCTTTAAATATATTCAGCTGAGAGTATAGGAGTGTACTCTTACAAGTgctgtgtgagtttgtgcatgtgcctgtgtttaaATATAGCCACGCTACAAGGAATTCACTCAGAAGCCTATGTGGCTGAAGAAGGTTGCAGAGAAACTGCAGGAGGGGCAGTACTCCACTGTACGCCAGTTCAAATCTGACATCCAACTCATCTTTCAAAACTGTGCCACATTCAACAGGGTAAGACTGCCACACTAAGCAAGATTGTGGGACCTAGCTCCGTACTTAAAAGCTGCAGACAGGAAACCGTACCTGTAGTGTtgtagttaaggtaaatgcatccgcatccgccatcagacccctccaacttatccagaatgcagcagctcgtctggtcttcaaccttcccaaatactcgcacgtcacccccctgcttactaccctccactggctgcctgtcatggctcgcatcaaattcaaaacattggtgctagccttccaagcagttaaagggtcttccccagcttatctacaaaaaatcatcagaccctacacccctgccagacctcttcgttcagcctccacaggccgcttggcacctccccctctccgaacctccacctcacgctcacgactgctgtctgttctggctccacggtggtggaacgaactccccgttgaggtcagaactgtagaatctctccccaccttcaaacgcaagctgaagacacacctcttcaagcagcacctctccccatccctccctacctccctgtgaaccttaattgttgtctctgtgacttgctttgtgtatcggtattttttagttggctaggtaagcagggttttgatagttaactttggtcacttttgctctgttggtTTGTctcttgtttaaaaataaataaataaataaaaaaataaaaaaattggccctcatccttatctttgttgtacaggtagcagttcaaattgtacttccctctagggtctttcagcgaacttatccctggttatggatatgcactttgttgtacgtcgctctggataagagcgtctgccaaatgccaataatgtaatgtaatgtaatgtaaatgactgggacccgcaaggtcggtggttcgatccctggtgtagccacaataaaatctgcacagccgttgggcccttgagcaaggcccttaaccccgcattggtccaggggaggattgtctgctgcttagtctaatcaactgtacatcgctctggataagagcgtctgtcaaatgccattaatgttcaTACaacagtgtccctgagcaagacacccaaccaccaattcatggcagccaatcaccgttggtgtctgagcgtgtatatgaatgggtgaatgagaggcttTAATTgttcagcactttggataaaggcgctatatgcatgtcaaccatttaccatttaccattcataccTGTTGGGCCTGCAGTTAATCCAAACTATTTCAAATTAAACTGTTCACTTGTGTAGCAACCATTTGGACAGCAACACACAATGAATAACTAATAAAGAATGAATCCCAAGTTCCTTCTGGTACTCGCTGTACTATGTGTACTCTTCACATCGAATATGGTAAGtaaaaattcataaataaaaaagaaaacgcaTTGTATAACACAAAGCAGACTCAAACAGAACTAGAGAATGAATGCTCCTTCACGGTTGAATTAGTCTTTCCAGataaaattgtattgttttatattttaattaatttcctttATTCTCCGTCTCCCCTTTCGGACAGGAAAACGAAGTTGGACCAGTGGGCGCAAGACTCAAGCAGTTATTTGAGACTGAATTTCAGCAggttttcagtgtgaaaaacGACTCGGATGCATCATCAGGCGGTCCTCACAATGTCTAACGAAGTGTGTTTAACAGCCCAAATCGGTCCTCCTACTTTCAGAAAATGCCATATATCTCAGAACTTTCAgtacacaggtgtcaaactaaTACATGTGCTTTTCATATGAAACGTTAATAATTGATTTGATCAATATTAACAAATTACTTGGTAGGCAACATAAAGCCACTTTTAGCGATTCATAAACTAGTGTTTTTAAAGAGCTGTTTTAAATGTTATGCGGTGTTTGAAtacaaaatgatacatttcgttttttaaataatgtaagttaaaaaaaagtatgCTTGTGAAATTTGAAAACGGGTTTTCTATTGCTTGATATCAGCCGAATGCTTATAGTGAATGCATGCTCACAAACCGTtattaaattgtttaaataaacttttcattgtttttttaagaacGTAAGAAAACAATGTTCTATTAGCGCAactcacaaataaacaaaaacgcTGTATCTTGAAAGAGAACCCGCTTTGtaaataaaagattaaaacGCCCATGGTAGTGTAAATGTCGGGTCTCACAATACAGCTCCTACACGTCTTGAAAATCTTATCCAAACGTGGTGCTCGTGTGTGTACGCAAAACGGAGATACTTGTCATTTATAACTAACGATACATTTATGTCAATTAAGTcctgaaaatatttataatcatttttaataagtGTGTTTCCAAAACTAGAACCTTGTAGATTAAACACCACGCATCCTCCCAGCACGGAACCTTCGGCGTCTGCGTTGCGTTCATGCAGGCCATGCGTAATACGTCACCACAGGCACCAGCAGCGAATCCCTACCCCGAATTGCGCAGCAGAGTTGCGCAGACAGACTCGGTAAAGAACGCAGCCATTATTCAGACCTCCACAACAGACAAATTAAACAACGGTTTATTGAACAAAGGATCAACAATACATCAGGGGGAGCGGAGAAAAGCACATGTACGCGAACAAAGCCGCGTTACAATTAAAATTATGACGGTGGACTGGAAATAAGATCGAGCgcacaggcaaaataaaaagttgTAGAAAAAACTATTCCCGCGCTAGCTAGCTCGCACGATAAAGCAAACGGTGCGTGGTAATAAAGCCTGGCGACGCGATCTGACATTTACGCAACACATGCAACGCTTGTGGAAATTTTCTAGATCTCACGACTACTTTGAAATCAAATGAACTAAtcctagctagcaagctagctatacAGTTGCGTAAGAGAATGGACAACCTCTCCACAAGTGAAGCGTCCCTGACGGAGAACGAATCGGCGCAGCTGTGCAGCAACCAAGACGAATCATCGCAGCTGTGCATCAGCCAAGACGGTTCCGTGCTCGCAGACCCCGGCTCTGACGTGTCTGGAGGCGAGCATCAGGATCATCTTCTACAATCTGTCCAGATGTCTACCGCTGCAGCCCCGATCCTACTCTGTGAGTCCCGCTACTTCTGTTCGCCGGTTAGTGTGCGCTAG
It encodes the following:
- the LOC133115144 gene encoding nuclear body protein SP140-like protein isoform X2; the protein is MTNRNLHKKRNWGSYVTERKVIRMKSTQLRERGVYEILDWLETEKPHCIKLFWSCVFEDHILHLYPNMRLLKNNLLDAMTEKKEMSEDLKEKEEKKKTGGEKCEKKRVKKMSEEEDEEPGPSTQSTPSKKKKPEKPCDGSPIRKGEKKPIWERPFFRTQLPVTCGDKKGILYRNKLPKGEKCILAKGSWFTPQAFEDFGGKKRSKKWKESIRCQNTPLQKLIEEGHLKAPSSPCKQRRMMSSRTSSSEDMSSDSDTDSDTEEEEEEEEEEEDEEEDEEEEEEEEENDEEEPEKSGQAAVGNGDMSEFPGLRLSVTCGSATGTLQKDRFASGTSGKCIRTASGWLTPVEFTKEDQALTSSSWERSILCQGEPLSDLIKRKVLESHSLQDVEEQRNDDNCSVCGKRGHLLCCDRCPRAFHTECHLPAVEERLLGDVWLCTYCVLTQFQGSRIARERSLRQALDCRTSDFMLQCHYLLLMLYHSDEGHIFSCDPRDKPRYKEFTQKPMWLKKVAEKLQEGQYSTVRQFKSDIQLIFQNCATFNRENEVGPVGARLKQLFETEFQQVFSVKNDSDASSGGPHNV
- the LOC133115144 gene encoding nuclear body protein SP140-like protein isoform X1 — translated: MDRMTMDRLNFLTDDELLRFFRCKKTEMSCIEKPLTFLNQLRDNDLIPEDRYKKVIRMKSTQLRERGVYEILDWLETEKPHCIKLFWSCVFEDHILHLYPNMRLLKNNLLDAMTEKKEMSEDLKEKEEKKKTGGEKCEKKRVKKMSEEEDEEPGPSTQSTPSKKKKPEKPCDGSPIRKGEKKPIWERPFFRTQLPVTCGDKKGILYRNKLPKGEKCILAKGSWFTPQAFEDFGGKKRSKKWKESIRCQNTPLQKLIEEGHLKAPSSPCKQRRMMSSRTSSSEDMSSDSDTDSDTEEEEEEEEEEEDEEEDEEEEEEEEENDEEEPEKSGQAAVGNGDMSEFPGLRLSVTCGSATGTLQKDRFASGTSGKCIRTASGWLTPVEFTKEDQALTSSSWERSILCQGEPLSDLIKRKVLESHSLQDVEEQRNDDNCSVCGKRGHLLCCDRCPRAFHTECHLPAVEERLLGDVWLCTYCVLTQFQGSRIARERSLRQALDCRTSDFMLQCHYLLLMLYHSDEGHIFSCDPRDKPRYKEFTQKPMWLKKVAEKLQEGQYSTVRQFKSDIQLIFQNCATFNRENEVGPVGARLKQLFETEFQQVFSVKNDSDASSGGPHNV